One Bufo gargarizans isolate SCDJY-AF-19 chromosome 4, ASM1485885v1, whole genome shotgun sequence DNA window includes the following coding sequences:
- the LOC122934029 gene encoding zinc finger protein OZF-like, whose product MMEDHQPPIKEERTTPSPLILQDERYPSPLLLRDGSEEHQSIPYDHQIDGNKFLNLGKDLNNIKAEDTYVRVIIEDIPTDNHPDYCTRSSEKHVMFSDFRTDHCGFTEDTHEEHATISDVSSAFHSKDLLSDPLDGFQSSDTSQTVKQNKSHRRSVHHQRSQTGENALSCLECGKCFKSKSDLIRHQRTHTGEKPFPCSECGKCFIDKSHLRNHQRIHTGEKPFSCLECGKSYTQKSCLVIHERTHSRTNTFSCSECGKCFQQKSHLFNHQRIHTGEKPFSCLECGKSYTQKSCLVIHERTHTGVKPFSCLECGKCFIDKSTFVKHQRTHTGEKPFSCLECGKYFIYKSNLVIHQRTHTGEKPFSCSECGKCFQQKSHLLNHQRIHTGAKPFSCLECGKSFTDKSSLVIHERTHTGEKPFSCLECGKSFINKSNLVAHQRIHTGEKPFSCLQCGKSFAQKSDLVKHQKIHTGKKQFSLSINGPIFNGPLDRSAPI is encoded by the exons atgatggaggatcaccagccACCAA TTAAAGAAGAGAGAACAACTCCCAGTCCTCTAATTCTACAGGATGAGAGAtatcccagtcctcttcttctacgggatggttcagaagaacatcaaaGCATTCCATATGATCATCAGATAGATGGAAATAAG TTTTTAAATCTGGGTAaagatctgaacaatattaaGGCTGAAGATACATATGTGAGGGTGATCATAGAGGACATTCCCACCGATAACCacccag ATTACTGTACCAGGAGCTCAGAAAAACATGTGATGTTCTCAGATTTTAGAACAGATCATTGTGGTTTTACAGAAGATACACATGAAGAGCATGCCACTATCTCGGATGTATCCTCAGCCTTTCACAGCAAAGATCTATTATCTGATCCTTTGGATGGATTTCAATCTTCTGATACATCACAGACTGTTAAGCAAAATAAAAGCCACAGAAGAAGTGTTCATCATCAAAGAAGTCAAACAGGGGAGAATGCTCTTTCAtgcttagaatgtgggaaatgttttaaatctAAATCAGATCttattagacatcagagaactcacacaggggagaagccatttccatgttcagaatgtggaaaatgttttattgATAAATCACATCTTCGTAACCATCagcgaattcacacaggggagaagccattttcttgtttagaatgtggaaaatcttACACACAGAAATCatgtcttgttatacatgagagaactcACTCAAGGACTAatacattttcatgttcagaatgtgggaaatgttttcagcAGAAATCACATCTTTTTAACCATCagcgaattcacacaggggagaagccattttcttgtttagaatgtgggaaatcttacACACAGAAATCatgtcttgttatacatgagagaactcacacaggagtgaagccattttcttgtttagaatgtgggaaatgttttattgatAAATCAActtttgttaaacatcagagaactcacacaggggagaagccattttcttgtttagaatgtgggaaatatttcatATATAAATCAAATCtagttatacatcagagaactcacacaggggagaagccattttcatgttcagaatgtgggaaatgttttcagcAGAAATCACATCTTCTTaaccatcagagaattcacacaggggcgaagccattttcttgtttagaatgtgggaaatcttttactgataaatcaagccttgttatacatgagagaactcacacaggagagaagccattttcttgtttagaatgtgggaaatctttcataaataaatcaaatctagttgcacatcagagaattcacacaggggagaagccattttcttgtttacaGTGTGGGAAATCTTTTGCGCAGAAATccgatcttgttaaacatcagaaaattcacacaggaaagAAGCAattcagcctatcaatcaatgggCCCATTTTTAATGGCCCCTTAGATCGAAGTGCACCCATCTAA